The Thermoleophilum album genome includes a window with the following:
- a CDS encoding MTH1187 family thiamine-binding protein yields the protein MATAELSVVPIGSPDPSVSHVVAEIHRRLARQQRVRYRLHAMGTELEGETTDILALVAELHRVPFELGYPRVYTVLKLDERRDRPQQTLEDKVRAVERELRAVEREVPATEREVSATEREVSATEREVSAVEREPAGD from the coding sequence GTGGCCACCGCCGAGCTCAGTGTCGTCCCGATCGGCTCGCCCGACCCGAGCGTAAGTCACGTGGTCGCCGAGATCCATCGGCGCCTGGCGCGCCAGCAGCGGGTGCGGTACCGACTGCATGCGATGGGCACCGAGCTCGAGGGCGAGACCACCGACATCCTCGCCTTGGTCGCAGAGCTGCACCGCGTTCCCTTCGAGCTCGGCTACCCACGGGTGTACACGGTCCTCAAACTCGACGAGCGGCGCGACCGGCCGCAGCAGACGCTCGAGGACAAGGTGCGCGCGGTGGAACGCGAGCTCCGCGCCGTGGAGCGCGAGGTCCCCGCGACGGAGCGCGAGGTCAGTGCGACGGAGCGCGAGGTCAGTGCGACGGAGCGCGAGGTCAGTGCGGTTGAACGCGAGCCAGCAGGCGACTAG
- a CDS encoding 3-hydroxyacyl-CoA dehydrogenase NAD-binding domain-containing protein — translation MRGELPEVLGVCGAGTMGAGIAQLGVGCGMRTILYDPLPEALERGAERVRKGIEKWRENGRLSPEQADGALALLETTSELERLAPCELVIEAAPEQLELKHDLFRRLSAVCAPHAVLATNTSSIPVTQIASAASNPERVCGMHFFNPAPLMQLLEVIAADQTGERALAVAFATGRQMGKHVILAQDGPGFLVNRCGRPFNGEALRCLQERLATHQEIDRIVRLGGGFRMGPFELMDLVGVDTGYAVARSFAELSFGEPRWRPSPIQARLVAAGRLGRKSGRGFYDYSQERYRPPDPEPLEPSGGEGTALVIEGDGAVANGLRERARRAGFDLRAEGPGELYIYAGAGTAQPLRGGAPAAVLLAGPSLAARGETQAIGFHLVPPLDNAQLVELAALPTAPGFAKQAIESAFRALGFHHQWVDDAPGLVLGRIVSQLVNEAAFALGEGVGSAEDIDAGLELGLNHPRGPVRWSEEIGPAHALAVLDALFEERREERYRAAPLLRRAVALGRGLRELSQPR, via the coding sequence GTGCGCGGCGAGCTGCCGGAGGTGCTCGGCGTCTGCGGTGCCGGGACGATGGGTGCCGGCATCGCCCAGCTCGGGGTGGGCTGCGGGATGCGCACGATCCTCTACGACCCGCTACCGGAGGCGCTCGAGCGGGGCGCCGAGCGCGTGCGCAAGGGGATCGAGAAGTGGCGCGAAAACGGCCGACTCTCGCCGGAGCAGGCAGACGGCGCGCTGGCGTTGCTTGAGACCACCAGTGAACTCGAGCGGCTCGCGCCCTGCGAGCTGGTGATCGAGGCCGCCCCCGAGCAGCTTGAGCTCAAGCACGACCTGTTCCGGCGCCTGTCGGCGGTGTGTGCGCCCCACGCCGTGCTCGCCACCAACACCTCGTCGATCCCGGTCACGCAGATCGCCAGCGCCGCCAGCAACCCCGAGCGCGTGTGCGGCATGCACTTCTTCAACCCAGCACCCTTGATGCAGCTGCTCGAGGTGATCGCGGCTGACCAGACCGGTGAGCGGGCGCTCGCCGTCGCCTTCGCCACCGGCCGGCAGATGGGCAAGCACGTGATCCTCGCTCAGGACGGACCGGGCTTCCTCGTCAACCGTTGCGGGCGGCCCTTCAACGGGGAGGCCCTGCGCTGCCTGCAGGAGCGGCTTGCAACGCACCAAGAGATCGACCGCATCGTGCGGCTCGGCGGCGGTTTCCGGATGGGGCCGTTCGAGCTGATGGACCTCGTCGGTGTCGACACCGGTTACGCGGTCGCGCGCTCTTTCGCCGAGCTGTCGTTCGGCGAGCCGCGTTGGCGACCGAGTCCGATCCAAGCGCGACTGGTCGCCGCTGGCAGGCTTGGACGCAAGAGCGGACGCGGTTTCTACGACTACTCGCAGGAGCGGTACCGGCCGCCCGACCCCGAGCCGCTCGAGCCGTCGGGCGGCGAGGGCACCGCCCTGGTTATCGAGGGCGACGGCGCGGTCGCCAACGGCTTGCGTGAGCGCGCGCGTCGGGCCGGCTTCGATCTGCGTGCCGAGGGGCCGGGCGAGCTCTACATCTACGCGGGGGCGGGGACTGCTCAACCGCTGCGTGGCGGTGCGCCGGCGGCGGTGCTGTTGGCCGGGCCGTCGCTCGCCGCGCGCGGCGAGACGCAAGCGATCGGCTTTCACCTTGTGCCTCCGCTCGACAACGCGCAGCTAGTCGAGCTCGCCGCGCTGCCGACCGCGCCAGGCTTCGCCAAACAGGCGATCGAAAGCGCCTTCCGGGCGCTCGGCTTCCACCACCAGTGGGTCGACGACGCCCCTGGCCTAGTACTCGGACGAATCGTCTCCCAGCTTGTCAACGAAGCAGCTTTCGCGCTCGGCGAGGGCGTCGGCTCGGCGGAAGACATCGACGCCGGCCTTGAGCTCGGTCTCAACCATCCTCGCGGGCCGGTGCGCTGGAGCGAGGAGATCGGTCCCGCACACGCTCTCGCAGTACTCGACGCGCTCTTCGAGGAACGGCGTGAGGAGCGCTACCGCGCGGCTCCCCTGTTGCGTCGCGCGGTTGCACTGGGACGTGGCTTGCGCGAGCTCTCGCAGCCCCGGTAG
- a CDS encoding enoyl-CoA hydratase-related protein: MDAERKVLIQERHDAVVLLRLNRPEARNALSPELREQLAAALRRNDADPSVRCIVIAGHDEHFAAGADIAQLSERELADLLQEAGGASLWEVLAACRTPLIAAVSGYALGGGCELALACDMIVASETAQFGQPEIRLGIIPGGGGTQRLARVIGKQRTMELVLTGRRIPAEEAQRLGFVNRVAPADRWLEEALDLAQTVARRAPLAARLAKDAVLAADELPLSAGLAHERRLFELAMATEDRREGTRAFLEKRPARFVGR; the protein is encoded by the coding sequence GTGGATGCCGAACGCAAGGTCTTGATCCAGGAGCGGCACGACGCCGTCGTGCTGCTGCGCCTCAACCGTCCCGAGGCGCGCAACGCCCTTTCGCCCGAGCTGCGCGAGCAGCTCGCGGCAGCTCTGCGGCGCAACGATGCCGACCCCTCGGTGCGGTGCATCGTGATCGCCGGCCACGACGAGCACTTCGCAGCCGGCGCGGACATCGCCCAACTCAGCGAGCGCGAGCTCGCTGATCTGCTCCAGGAAGCTGGCGGCGCAAGCCTTTGGGAGGTGCTCGCCGCTTGCCGCACGCCGCTCATCGCAGCGGTCTCGGGCTACGCCCTCGGCGGTGGCTGCGAACTGGCGCTGGCCTGCGACATGATCGTCGCCTCCGAGACTGCTCAGTTCGGCCAACCCGAGATCCGGCTGGGGATCATTCCTGGCGGCGGCGGTACGCAGCGACTCGCGCGGGTGATCGGCAAACAACGGACGATGGAGCTGGTGCTGACGGGCCGCAGGATCCCCGCCGAGGAAGCCCAGCGGCTGGGCTTCGTCAACCGCGTCGCCCCCGCCGACCGCTGGCTCGAGGAGGCCCTCGACCTAGCCCAAACGGTCGCCCGCCGGGCACCGCTGGCGGCCCGACTCGCCAAGGACGCCGTGCTGGCCGCCGACGAGCTGCCACTCTCGGCGGGACTCGCCCACGAGCGACGCCTGTTCGAGCTCGCGATGGCGACCGAGGATCGCCGCGAGGGCACGCGCGCCTTCCTCGAGAAGCGACCAGCGCGGTTCGTCGGGAGGTAG
- a CDS encoding acyl-CoA dehydrogenase family protein — protein MDFELTDEQKLIRETAREFAEKEILPRARDNDRNERFDLELARKMAAMGYVGATIPEEYGGRGIDYLTYGLIVEEIGRVDSAMRTVISVVTSLVGTPIYKWGTEQQKREWLPKLCSGEALGCFGLTEPNTGSDAASLQTRATKIDGGWRITGQKMWISLGNYAKVALIFAQTDPEKRHKGIAAFLVPTDSPGFHSQPIHGKLGLRASDTAELSLDGVEVPDEALLGRVGDGFKVAMTALDAGRYSVAAGCVGICQGSLDAAVKYAKERIQFGRPIASFQLVQEMLADIKVETEAARGLVWRAGWLKDKGLPNTTETSIAKLYATEAAVRCANLAIQVHGGSGYVDDYPVERYLRDARVTTLYEGTSQIQKMIIGRALTGINALA, from the coding sequence ATCGACTTCGAGCTGACAGATGAGCAGAAACTGATTCGGGAGACTGCACGCGAGTTCGCCGAGAAGGAGATCCTGCCCCGCGCGCGTGACAACGACCGCAACGAGCGCTTCGACCTCGAGCTCGCGAGGAAGATGGCGGCGATGGGCTACGTCGGGGCGACGATCCCGGAGGAGTACGGCGGTCGCGGCATCGACTACCTCACCTACGGGTTGATCGTCGAGGAGATCGGGCGGGTCGACTCGGCAATGCGCACGGTGATCTCGGTCGTCACCTCGCTCGTCGGCACGCCGATCTACAAATGGGGAACTGAACAGCAGAAGCGCGAGTGGCTGCCGAAGCTGTGCTCCGGCGAGGCGCTCGGTTGCTTCGGCCTCACCGAGCCGAACACTGGCTCCGACGCGGCCAGCTTGCAGACCCGTGCCACCAAGATCGACGGCGGCTGGCGCATCACCGGCCAGAAGATGTGGATCTCGCTCGGCAACTACGCCAAGGTGGCGCTGATCTTCGCCCAGACCGATCCCGAGAAGCGCCATAAGGGGATCGCAGCGTTTCTCGTGCCAACCGACTCGCCCGGCTTCCACTCGCAACCGATCCACGGCAAGCTCGGGTTGCGCGCGTCGGACACCGCTGAGCTATCGCTCGACGGCGTCGAGGTTCCTGACGAGGCGCTGCTCGGACGGGTCGGAGACGGCTTCAAGGTGGCAATGACGGCGCTCGACGCCGGTCGCTACAGCGTCGCCGCCGGCTGCGTCGGGATCTGCCAGGGATCGCTCGACGCCGCCGTCAAGTACGCCAAGGAGCGGATCCAGTTCGGGCGCCCGATTGCCTCCTTCCAGCTCGTCCAGGAGATGCTTGCCGACATCAAGGTCGAAACGGAAGCGGCGCGCGGGCTGGTGTGGCGTGCCGGCTGGCTGAAAGACAAGGGGCTGCCGAACACCACCGAGACTTCGATCGCCAAGCTCTACGCCACCGAGGCAGCTGTGCGCTGCGCCAACCTGGCAATCCAGGTGCACGGCGGATCGGGCTACGTCGACGACTATCCGGTCGAGCGCTACCTGCGCGACGCGCGGGTAACCACCCTCTACGAGGGCACCTCGCAGATCCAGAAGATGATCATTGGACGCGCACTGACCGGCATCAACGCGCTCGCCTGA
- a CDS encoding thiolase family protein — protein sequence MPDPLIVDALRTPIGRYGGALANVRPDTLAALVIERVVARTGIPPEAIDDVYFGCANQAGEDNRNVARMALLLAGLPKEVPGVTVNRLCASGLDAVMHAARAIRAGEADLVLAGGVESMTRAPLVALKPDRAWPRGGLELVDTTIGWRFPHPDFPYSTESMGETAENVAARYGISRADQDAFALESHRRAITAQDDGRFDAELVPVEVPQKRGDPLLVTSDEGPRRDTSLEKLAKLRPAFREGGTVTAGNSSQINDGAACLLLASAERARELGLEPLARVIAGASAGVDPAYMGIGPVPATRKLLQRTGLAIDDFDLVELNEAFASQVLACMRELGIDHERLNVNGGAIALGHPLGCSGARLAGTICHELARRGGRLGLVTMCVGVGQGVALAVENLRR from the coding sequence ATGCCCGATCCCCTGATCGTCGACGCGCTGCGCACGCCGATCGGCCGCTACGGCGGGGCGCTCGCGAACGTCCGCCCCGACACGCTCGCCGCGCTGGTGATCGAACGTGTGGTCGCGCGCACAGGGATTCCGCCGGAAGCGATCGACGACGTCTACTTCGGTTGCGCCAACCAGGCCGGCGAGGACAACCGCAACGTCGCCCGCATGGCGCTGCTGTTGGCCGGGCTGCCGAAGGAGGTGCCGGGCGTGACCGTGAACCGGCTCTGCGCCTCCGGTCTCGACGCCGTCATGCACGCTGCGCGCGCGATCCGTGCGGGCGAGGCCGATCTCGTGCTCGCCGGTGGCGTCGAGTCGATGACCCGTGCACCGCTCGTCGCCCTCAAACCCGACCGGGCGTGGCCGCGCGGCGGCCTCGAGCTCGTCGACACCACGATCGGCTGGCGCTTCCCCCACCCCGACTTCCCCTACTCGACCGAGTCGATGGGCGAGACCGCCGAGAACGTCGCCGCGCGCTACGGCATATCGCGCGCCGACCAGGACGCCTTCGCCCTGGAGTCGCACCGCCGCGCGATCACCGCCCAGGACGACGGGCGCTTCGACGCCGAGCTAGTGCCGGTCGAGGTGCCGCAAAAGCGCGGCGACCCGCTGCTCGTGACCAGCGACGAAGGGCCCCGGCGCGACACCTCGCTGGAAAAGCTCGCCAAGCTGCGCCCGGCCTTCCGCGAGGGGGGTACCGTCACCGCCGGCAACTCCTCGCAAATCAACGACGGTGCCGCCTGCTTGCTGTTGGCGAGCGCGGAGCGGGCGCGCGAGCTCGGGCTCGAGCCGCTCGCCCGTGTGATCGCCGGCGCAAGCGCCGGCGTCGACCCCGCCTACATGGGGATCGGGCCGGTGCCGGCGACCCGCAAGCTCTTGCAACGCACGGGCCTCGCGATCGACGATTTCGATCTCGTCGAGCTCAACGAGGCGTTCGCCAGCCAGGTCCTCGCTTGCATGCGCGAACTCGGCATCGACCACGAGCGCTTGAACGTCAACGGCGGCGCGATCGCGCTCGGCCATCCGCTCGGCTGTTCAGGCGCGCGCCTCGCGGGCACGATCTGCCACGAGCTAGCACGTCGCGGCGGCCGCCTCGGGCTTGTGACGATGTGTGTGGGTGTCGGCCAGGGCGTCGCGTTGGCGGTCGAGAACCTGCGGCGCTAG
- a CDS encoding sulfurtransferase — MGEYAKDVLVSTQWVQDHLDDGSIRIVEVDENPDLYREAHIPGAIGFDWKKDLQDPVRRDFLGPREFGELMGSRGISNDHTVVLYGDRNNWFAAYTYWYFRYYGHDKVKLMNGPREKWIAEGRPTTTEVPNYPPQTFHTKEPDESIRARRDEVLAALGKDVKLVDVRSPAEFAGEIISPAGYEQEGAQRAGHIPGAINVPWAQAVNEDGTFKSREELERLYREKGVLEDDKPVIAYCRIGERSAHTWFVLHELLGYDKVENYDGSWTEWGNMVAMPIERGS; from the coding sequence GTGGGCGAGTACGCGAAGGACGTCTTGGTTTCGACGCAGTGGGTGCAGGACCATCTAGATGACGGTTCGATCCGGATCGTCGAGGTCGACGAGAACCCCGACCTTTACCGCGAGGCACACATCCCCGGTGCGATCGGGTTCGACTGGAAGAAGGACCTTCAGGATCCAGTGCGTCGTGACTTCCTCGGCCCGCGCGAGTTCGGCGAGCTGATGGGCAGCCGGGGGATCTCCAACGATCACACGGTGGTGCTCTACGGCGACCGCAACAACTGGTTCGCCGCCTACACGTACTGGTACTTCCGTTACTACGGCCACGACAAGGTGAAGCTGATGAACGGCCCGCGCGAGAAGTGGATCGCCGAGGGTCGTCCCACCACCACCGAGGTGCCGAACTACCCGCCGCAGACCTTCCACACCAAGGAGCCGGACGAGTCGATCCGCGCACGCCGCGACGAGGTGCTGGCGGCGCTCGGCAAGGACGTCAAGCTGGTCGATGTGCGCTCGCCAGCGGAGTTCGCCGGCGAGATCATCTCGCCCGCCGGCTACGAGCAGGAGGGCGCTCAGCGGGCCGGCCACATCCCCGGCGCGATCAACGTCCCGTGGGCGCAGGCGGTCAACGAGGACGGCACGTTCAAGTCGCGCGAGGAGCTTGAGCGCCTGTACCGCGAGAAGGGCGTGCTGGAAGACGACAAGCCGGTGATCGCCTACTGCCGAATCGGCGAGCGCTCGGCCCACACCTGGTTCGTGCTGCACGAACTGCTCGGCTACGACAAGGTCGAGAACTACGACGGCTCGTGGACCGAGTGGGGGAACATGGTTGCCATGCCGATCGAGCGCGGCAGCTAG
- a CDS encoding NUDIX hydrolase → MTAHEDSHAQPDARDAPSSPCSPTRLRELLLPPEETVRMFAPGNKEAGVLVPLLSRQGELVAVFTRRARDLPQHGGEISFPGGRLAPGETPLDAALREAREEIALDPASVEIVGALPPTGTIVTGFRIRPFVGWIATPPRSWRAQDGEVDEVLELRLRDLAAGFRLQRLVRLGVPIRTPTYTVGEHLVWGATARIVRALLRRLGPLLDER, encoded by the coding sequence TTGACTGCTCACGAAGACAGCCACGCCCAACCCGACGCCCGCGACGCGCCGTCGAGCCCCTGTTCGCCCACTCGGCTGCGCGAGCTCTTGCTGCCGCCCGAGGAGACCGTGCGCATGTTCGCCCCCGGCAACAAGGAAGCGGGCGTGCTGGTTCCGCTGCTCAGCCGCCAAGGCGAGCTAGTCGCGGTCTTCACTCGCCGCGCGCGGGACCTACCGCAGCACGGCGGCGAGATCTCGTTTCCAGGCGGCCGACTCGCGCCCGGCGAGACGCCACTCGATGCGGCCTTGCGCGAGGCGCGCGAGGAGATCGCGCTGGATCCGGCGAGCGTCGAGATCGTCGGCGCGCTACCACCGACCGGGACGATCGTCACCGGTTTTCGGATTCGACCGTTCGTCGGCTGGATCGCGACGCCGCCGCGCTCGTGGCGAGCACAGGACGGCGAGGTCGACGAGGTGCTCGAGCTGCGACTGCGCGACCTCGCCGCCGGCTTTCGGCTGCAGCGCCTGGTGCGGTTGGGCGTGCCGATTCGCACGCCCACCTACACGGTCGGCGAGCACCTCGTGTGGGGTGCCACCGCCCGCATCGTGCGGGCGCTCTTGCGGCGGCTCGGGCCGCTACTCGACGAGCGCTAA
- the pncA gene encoding bifunctional nicotinamidase/pyrazinamidase has product MAREALVIVDFQNDFTPGGALPVPDGDAIADRLNELAQDPRFDLVIATRDWHPENHGSFREQGGPWPRHCVQGTEGAELHPKLDRSKIDVIIDKGQNPDTAGYSAFENPELERILREHGIEKLTVVGLATDYCVKNTALDALRRGFQVEVDTTATKGVDVQPGDSERALEELRRAGAEIAAGSAKGAV; this is encoded by the coding sequence ATGGCACGCGAGGCACTGGTCATCGTCGACTTCCAAAACGACTTCACGCCCGGCGGTGCGCTGCCGGTGCCTGATGGCGATGCAATCGCCGACCGTCTCAACGAGCTCGCGCAGGACCCGCGCTTCGATCTCGTGATCGCCACGCGCGACTGGCATCCCGAGAATCACGGCTCGTTCCGGGAGCAGGGGGGTCCCTGGCCGCGGCACTGCGTGCAGGGCACCGAGGGTGCCGAGCTGCACCCCAAGCTCGACCGCTCGAAGATCGATGTGATCATCGACAAGGGCCAGAACCCCGACACCGCTGGCTACTCGGCGTTCGAGAACCCCGAGCTCGAGCGCATCCTCCGTGAGCACGGCATCGAGAAGCTGACGGTGGTCGGTCTCGCCACCGACTACTGCGTCAAGAACACCGCTCTCGACGCGCTGCGCCGCGGCTTCCAGGTGGAGGTCGATACGACCGCGACGAAGGGCGTCGATGTCCAGCCGGGCGACTCGGAGCGCGCGCTAGAGGAGCTCCGACGGGCGGGCGCCGAGATCGCTGCCGGTAGCGCGAAGGGCGCCGTCTAG